One genomic segment of Erysipelotrichaceae bacterium 66202529 includes these proteins:
- a CDS encoding terminase small subunit, protein MKINEKQKAFVLYLCKDNLSQTDAYIKAGYSPKGARAGAARLLTNVSVQEYMKKVMKKVEDKKIADIKEVMEFYTAVMRGAEKDQFGLDAALRDRLDASKELVKRLEKIDDKNTGDEKVMIINDI, encoded by the coding sequence GTGAAAATAAATGAGAAACAAAAGGCGTTTGTGTTGTATCTATGTAAGGATAACCTTTCACAAACCGATGCTTATATAAAGGCTGGATATAGCCCAAAAGGAGCAAGGGCTGGTGCTGCTCGTCTGTTAACAAACGTTAGCGTCCAAGAATACATGAAAAAGGTCATGAAAAAGGTCGAAGATAAGAAAATCGCCGACATTAAAGAAGTCATGGAGTTTTATACTGCAGTCATGCGTGGAGCTGAAAAGGACCAGTTTGGATTAGATGCAGCCCTGCGAGATAGACTTGACGCCAGCAAGGAACTAGTTAAACGTCTTGAGAAGATTGATGACAAGAATACTGGAGACGAAAAGGTTATGATCATAAATGACATCTAA
- a CDS encoding PBSX family phage terminase large subunit produces MTSKVVKLSDIIIPKFQPLVNDREHMHQILTSGRAGTKSSAMAIMADFLLVSEPHSAAVIMRKHHNQLRKTVYRECERAIKRLGLSKDLFKITKSPMQITYRPNGNTIYFTGSDSIDDTKGMIDAENKIKLVVLDELTEFFDKGEGADEIANIEATFVRGNDDFFRIMYLFNPPKNEQAPVMKWLRSMEKRSDAIHAHVTYKDVPVAWLGKKLIQSAEAMLQADPEMYKWVWLGMCTGLAEVVYYMFKKDHEIEKASYEDLIHIGIGIDYGQLNATTFQAFGLNQSKMRVEGLPEYYHSGRESGHQKPPSEYAKDFKEYYEEIERLTGKRIEAVFIDPSARGLAEEIKRILPRAKIKPAENSVKLGIERTQKFFSFMKLFICKKQRHLKEELGLYKYNKDLLDKGKEEVVKTNDHCCDAMRYYIMGMWRYLRLLLPVTERGDK; encoded by the coding sequence ATGACATCTAAAGTAGTTAAGCTGAGTGACATTATCATTCCAAAATTTCAACCACTTGTAAATGACCGAGAACATATGCACCAGATACTTACATCGGGACGAGCAGGAACTAAATCGTCAGCAATGGCGATTATGGCAGATTTTCTTTTAGTGTCCGAACCACATTCGGCCGCTGTGATAATGCGTAAGCACCATAACCAATTACGTAAAACTGTGTATAGAGAATGTGAGAGGGCTATTAAGCGCTTGGGTTTAAGCAAAGATTTGTTTAAAATAACTAAAAGCCCCATGCAGATAACCTATAGACCTAATGGCAATACTATATATTTTACTGGTTCTGATTCTATCGATGATACAAAAGGTATGATCGATGCAGAAAATAAAATAAAGCTCGTAGTCCTAGATGAATTAACGGAGTTTTTTGACAAAGGGGAAGGTGCCGATGAAATAGCGAACATAGAAGCTACGTTTGTTCGAGGGAATGATGATTTCTTTCGCATTATGTACTTATTCAATCCACCGAAGAATGAACAGGCGCCAGTTATGAAATGGCTGAGGAGCATGGAAAAACGTTCTGATGCCATCCACGCACATGTTACATACAAAGATGTACCAGTAGCATGGCTTGGGAAAAAACTTATACAATCAGCTGAGGCTATGCTGCAGGCTGATCCAGAAATGTATAAGTGGGTATGGCTAGGTATGTGTACCGGGCTGGCAGAAGTTGTTTACTATATGTTTAAAAAAGACCATGAAATAGAAAAAGCGTCTTATGAGGATTTGATACATATAGGGATTGGCATTGATTATGGTCAGCTGAACGCTACGACGTTCCAGGCGTTTGGGTTAAATCAAAGCAAAATGAGAGTTGAAGGACTGCCAGAATATTATCATTCGGGCCGAGAAAGTGGCCATCAGAAGCCGCCGAGTGAATACGCCAAAGATTTTAAAGAATATTATGAAGAAATCGAACGTTTGACGGGGAAAAGGATAGAAGCTGTGTTCATAGATCCATCTGCACGAGGACTTGCTGAGGAAATCAAACGTATACTGCCGAGAGCTAAAATAAAACCAGCCGAGAATTCTGTGAAACTTGGAATCGAACGGACACAGAAGTTTTTTTCTTTCATGAAGCTATTCATATGCAAGAAACAGAGGCATCTAAAGGAAGAGCTTGGATTGTATAAATACAACAAGGATTTGCTGGATAAAGGCAAAGAAGAAGTAGTGAAGACAAATGACCACTGCTGTGATGCAATGAGATACTACATCATGGGTATGTGGCGCTATCTTAGATTATTGTTACCAGTGACGGAAAGAGGTGATAAATAA